One segment of Malassezia restricta chromosome V, complete sequence DNA contains the following:
- a CDS encoding etoposide-induced 2.4 mRNA, whose product MSHRPRSALQSVDFDTDDSVPVQLDVNYDDGLGVLGRRGVWSSKGPSVDDTSRLSVLATLYLHVRWAWSGLADAARCKRALHLVQASRELRVGLLKGLALSGAVSVVIYTFVSLLPRPSLPEEDHFWPDMSGERRASAAPSWFSSPHHVFWLYPVMAASYFIASTWSVGVAEAAFTAHHIQPLRPPAEHVWWCEYAVRAMLIVNYSIPCLLLQNLPWVGHVLSFLVMSFVDGFFCFEQVWSVRGWPLEKRLRFAESHWSFLMGFGVPSTLVSFFHPSGLLNLMLFMLVFPICTLLAFLAVPQPHSAALGAQTAMLPSTVHGAGNAQNTPLAWCLPARIPLFWPTVRFRRWVSTRMATEMPPLIPRKPMSAPSTDPRRSVSTMAPSMSPATPRRSAASFVGGAWSMHPRGRMVSAPLAGSPDHVAEPPSSWRASAVSIPMSSETLGPRKMPKQAS is encoded by the coding sequence ATGTCGCACCGACCGCGCAGTGCGCTGCAGTCTGTGGACTTTGACACGGATGACTCTGTGCCAGTGCAGCTAGACGTGAATTACGACGACGGACTCGGCGTGCTTGGACGGCGAGGTGTGTGGAGCTCGAAAGGGCCCAGCGTCGATGACACGTCGCGTCTGAGTGTGCTTGCGACGCTCTACCTGCACGTGCGATGGGCATGGAGTGGCTTAGCCGATGCGGCGCGGTGCAAGCGTGCGTTGCATCTGGTCCAGGCCTCGCGGGAACTGCGTGTAGGCCTGCTCAAGGGACTGGCCCTGAGTGGCGCGGTCAGCGTCGTCATCTACACCTttgtgtcgctgctgccgcgcccgTCTCTGCCGGAGGAGGATCACTTCTGGCCCGACATGTCGGgtgagcgccgcgcgtctgCTGCGCCCTCCTGGTTCAGCTCACCGCACCATGTATTTTGGCTCTATCCCGTGATGGCTGCCAGCTACTTTATTGCGTCGACATGGAGTGTCGgtgtggcggaggcggccTTCACAGCTCATCATATCCAGCCTTTGCGCCCGCCAGCCGAGCATGTATGGTGGTGCGAGTATGCTGTGCGAGCGATGCTGATCGTCAACTATTCCATTCCATGCCTCCTGCTCCAGAACCTGCCATGGGTCGGCCACGTCCTGTCGTTCCTCGTCATGAGCTTTGTCGATGGCTTCTTTTGCTTCGAGCAGGTATGGTCTGTTCGTGGGTGGCCGCTGGAGAAGCGATTGCGCTTCGCCGAGTCGCACTGGTCCTTCCTCATGGGCTTTGGCGTGCCTTCGACGCTCGTATCTTTCTTCCACCCAAGTGGCCTATTGAATCTCATGCTCTTTATGCTCGTCTTTCCCATATGCACGCTCTTGGCGTTCCTCGCTGTGCCGCAACCGCACAGTgccgcgctgggcgcccAGACGGCTATGCTGCCCTCCACGGTCCATGGCGCCGGGAACGCACAAAACACCCCCTTGGCCTGGTGTTTGCCTGCGCGCATTCCGCTCTTTTGGCCCACGGTGCGATTTCGTCGGTGGGTGTCGACGCGTATGGCGACAGAGATGCCGCCGCTGATACCACGGAAGCCGATGTCAGCTCCCAGCACAGATCCACGCCGGTCTGTCTCGAccatggcgccgagcatgtcgcccgCGACACCGCGGCGTTCTGCCGCCTCCTTTGTCGGTGGCGCATGGTCCATGCATCCCCGCGGACGTATGGTCTCGGCTCCCCTCGCAGGCTCGCCTGATCACGTCGCCGAGCCGCCgagctcgtggcgtgcgtcggcCGTGAGTATTCCCATGTCGTCCGAGACGCTCGGTCCACGCAAAATGCCCAAGCAGGCCTCCTGA
- a CDS encoding nudix family hydrolase — protein MSASLLAHLQHGLTRIAKISPRVLESPPTQPRRASVALILHVRPAEEDEAWLRSKWRHGQVKDEDDAYLFPSTMQQDANGTMGVEARLRQFFALPWVQRGTPELLLIKRAVRANDNWSSHVAFPGGRRDEEDENGLYTSMRETWEEVGIDLAEKEFLHVGHLEDREITSSLGKRLLMILSPYIFLHLSPFSPTPSLQPSEVSSLHWVPLSQLFTPTPRWGTLHMDVARHMPQNSYMRSMLSMLIGQITFRSIQLPNTPTAITMAMARDHFAHLAKPPPAKEAEEEEDTFLLNAEQQAYLGQVTPRLQLWGLTLGMTLDLLSHMSTYQREKPPPEPPTIHALKSLFSILPSSRLFGDAYSAPAKAPSVVEVFPRFGYPDINLWLWVFGWRYRAILRKWRQSIGTELERQAHWSGLAIAAFYSCVRRALIVALVLRAMGLVSLVSLGGYLGWRRLYRL, from the coding sequence CCTGCAGCATGGGCTCACCCGCATCGCCAAGATCTCGCCACGCGTGCTGGAGAGTCCACCTACgcagccgcgtcgtgcgagTGTGGCTCTGATTTTGCATGTGCGTCCGGCtgaagaggacgaggcgtgGCTGCGGAGCAAGTGGCGTCACGGGCAGGtcaaggacgaggacgacgcgtACCTGTTCCcgtcgacgatgcagcAGGATGCGAACGGCACTATGGGTGTCGAGGCACGCCTGCGCCAGTTTTTCGCACTGCCGTGGGTCCAGCGCGGTACGCCGGAACTGCTGCTCATCaagcgcgccgtgcgcgccaaTGACAACTGGTCGTCACATGTCGCGTTCCCAGGTGGACGCCGcgatgaagaagacgaaAACGGCCTGTACACGTCTATGCGCGAGACGTGGGAGGAAGTCGGCATCGACCTTGCCGAGAAAGAGTTTCTCCACGTCGGCCACCTCGAAGACCGCGAAATTACGAGCAGCCTGGGCAAGCGTCTACTTATGATCCTAAGCCCCTACATCTTTCTACATCTCTCACCATTTTCCCCCACACCGAGTCTGCAGCCGAGCGAAGTGAGCTCACTGCATTGGGTGCCGCTCTCGCAGCTGTTCACGCCGACGCCCCGGTGGGGTACGCTGCACATGGatgtggcgcggcacatgccGCAAAACTCgtacatgcgctcgatgctgAGCATGCTGATCGGGCAAATTACGTTCCGCTCGATCCAACTGCCGAATACGCCCACGGCCATCACGATGGCCATGGCCAGGGACCACTTTGCGCATCTCGCCAAGCCGCCGCCAGCCAAGGAGGccgaggaggaggaggacACGTTCCTGCTCAATGCCGAGCAGCAAGCGTACCTCGGTCAAGTGACACCCCGGCTGCAATTGTGGGGTCTGACGCTGGGCATGACGCTCGATTTGCTCTCGCACATGTCGACGTATCAAAGGGAGAAGCCCCCGCCTGAGCCACCGACGATCCATGCCCTCAAGTCCCTCTTCTCCATCCTGCCATCCTCGCGACTCTTTGGTGACGCCTACAGCGCTCCGGCCAAGGCACcgagcgtcgtcgaagtGTTCCCCCGATTCGGGTACCCCGATATCAACCTCTGGCTCTGGGTGTTTGGCTGGCGCTACCGAGCGATTCTACGCAAGTGGAGGCAGAGCATCGGCACCGAACTCGAACGGCAAGCGCACTGGTCCGGCCTCGCGATCGCGGCCTTTTactcgtgcgtgcgccgcgcgttGATTGTGGCGCttgtgctgcgtgcgatggGTCTGGTGAGTCTCGTATCACTGGGCGGATACCTGGGCTGGCGCCGACTGTATCGTTTATAG
- a CDS encoding glycerol-3-phosphate dehydrogenase (NAD+): MVLQKQRVAIIGSGNWGSAIATIAGYNTMRHKDVFEPTVNMYVYEEIINGEKLTDIINREHVNTKYLPHARLPDNVVAVPKAEEAARDATLLVFVLPHQFILNVCKSLKDAIAPGAHAISMIKGVDVANHQISIYADVIEKSLGIPCAALSGANIANEVAQGLFSETTIGYRASQRGLVDYYQKLFDTPKFRVGAIEDVSGVSLCGALKNVVAVGAGFVDGLEWGGNAKAAIMRIGLMEMRNFALEFFDGVKPETFTETSAGVADLITTCYGGRNRKCAEAFVRTRKPFHVLEAELLNGQKLQGTETTKDVIEFLESHGKVDKYPLFKTIYDICYNGLDPQQLTERL; this comes from the coding sequence ATGGTTCTGCAGAAGCAGAGGGTCGCGATCATAGGCTCGGGTAATTGGGGCAGTGCCATTGCCACGATTGCTGGCTACAACACCATGCGCCATAAGGACGTGTTTGAGCCGACCGTGAATATGTATGTGTACGAGGAGATCATCAACGGCGAAAAGCTCACGGACATTATCAACCGTGAGCACGTCAACACCAAGTACCTGCCTCATGCGAGGCTCCCAGACAACGTGGTCGCTGTGCCGAAAGCGGAGGAAGCCGCTCGTGatgcgacgctgctggtgtTTGTGCTGCCGCACCAATTCATCCTGAACGTGTGCAAGTCCCTCAAAGACGCCATTGCGCCGGGCGCACACGCCATCTCGATGATCAAGGGCGTGGATGTGGCCAACCACCAGATTAGCATTTATGCCGACGTGATTGAAAAGTCGCTCGGCATCCCATGTGCGGCTCTGAGCGGTGCCAACATCGCGAACGAAGTCGCGCAGGGCCTCTTTTCTGAGACCACCATTGGCTACCGCGCGAGTCAGcgcggcctcgtcgactACTACCAGAAGCTGTTCGACACGCCCAAATTCCGTGTCGGCGCTATTGAGGACGTCTCGGGCGTGAGCTTGTGCGGTGCGCTCAAGAACGTCGTGGCCGTCGGTGCCGGCTTTGTCGACGGCCTTGAGTGGGGCGGCAATGCGAAGGCCGCCATCATGCGCATTGGTCTGATGGAGATGCGCAACTTTGCGCTCGAGTTCTTCGACGGCGTGAAGCCGGAGACCTTCACCGAGACGAGCGCCGGTGTCGCCGATCTGATTACGACCTGCTACGGCGGCCGTAACCGCAAATGCGCCGAGGCCTTTGTCAGGACTCGCAAGCCCTTccatgtgctcgaggccGAGCTCTTGAACGGCCAAAAGCTCCAGGGCACAGAGACCACGAAGGACGTGATCGAGTTCTTGGAGTCGCACGGCAAGGTCGACAAGTATCCCCTCTTCAAGACGATCTACGACATTTGCTATAATGGACTGGACCCCCAGCAGCTGACAGAGCGTCTCTAG